From bacterium:
GGCCGGCATCTCAGTGTTCGCTGTCGGGTTTGGAGCGCTGACCTACGTGGCCGGCCCAGACTCGACCTGGGCGACCTTTCTGGTGCCGGCGATCATCGCCGGCGCCGGCATGGGCATGACCTTTGCACCCATGACGACGGTCGCGATGCGGAGCATATCGCCCAGAATGGCGGGCGCGGCGTCGGGCGTGCTCAACACGACGCGCCAGCTTGGGGCTGCCATCGGCAGCGCCGTCGTCGGCGCCGAGCTGCAAAGCCAGCTGGCGACTAGCCTCCACAACGAGGCGGTCGCGCACGCCTCAGCTCTGCCCCCGAGCTTCCGGGATCAGTTCGTGGCCGCATTCAGCTCGGTCGCCGCCAACGGCTTCGAGATCGGCACCGGCCAGAATGGCGCCAAGCTACCGGCGGGGCTGCCCCCTTCGGTCGCGCATCAGGTCACCGCGCTCGCTCACGACGTTTTCGTGAGCGCTTTCATCGACGCGATGAAGCCCACCCTCGCGCTGCCGATCGCGTTCCTCGCTTTCACCGCGCTGACCACTTTGCTGATCAGGAGCAAGCAGCGGTCGACGCCACAGTCAGTTGAAGCCGTCGTGGACGAGGTTGCCGCCGCCGCGGGCTAGGCTTAGCGGTCGTGGGCGGACCCGCTTCCGGGAGGCTCGATCGAGACGGCGTCAGACTCCACTACCTCGAGTGGAGGCCTGAGGCCGACAGCGCACGCCGGCCGCCGGTGCTGCTGCTCCACGGTCTGAGCTCGAACGCCCATTACTGGGAGCGGATGGCGCAGCATCTGGACGGCCGCCACGTGGTCGCGCTGGACCAGCGAGGCCATGGCCTGACCGGCCGTGAGCCCCACTCTCCACGCTTCCCCGACGGCTACGCCATGGACGCGTTGCTGGAGGACGCGGCCCACGTCATCTCCGAGCTGGGCTTGCGCAAACCGGTGGTGGTCGGCCACTCGTGGGGCGCCACGGTCGCCCTGGAGCTGGTGGGCACACGGCCCGGCCTCGCCTCAGGGTTGGTGTTCATCGACGGTCCGGTGCAGAGTGCCGCCAACCTGTTCAGCTGGGAGGAGGCGCAACGCATCATGCAGCCACCGCTCCCGCGCTTTGCCTCGTTCGCCGACGCCGTCGCCGCATCGAGACAAGATTTTGCGGAGGCGTGGGGCGACGACCTCGAGTCGTTCGTGGCCGCCCGGATCGTGCCCGACGACGAGGCGCTGGTCCTGACGCTGACCGGGCCGGTGCGATTTGAGCTGCTGCGGGGTCTCTACAACTCGCAGCCCGACGTGCTGTGGCCGCGTGTCGAGGTGCCGGCCGCGGCGTTGCTCGCGTTGCGGAGCTTCGCGCGGGTCTCGAGGTCAAAGGAGGCTGGCGTGGCACGCCTGGCCGCCGTCGCTCCGGAGGTGGAGGTGCGATGGTTCGACACACCGCACGACATCCCGGTCTATCTGCCGGCCGAAGTCGCCGCCGAAGTCGAGCGAATCGCCGGCCTGGCGGCTACCGGCTCGGCGTCAGAGGCGGCCGCCGGATAACAGCTTCAAAACCGACAGCAGCACCGCCGCGCCGATGAACGCCACGACGATGCTCCCCCAAAAGCCCACCGTCCCGCTGACGTTGAAGATCGCCCCCAGCAGATAGCCACCGATGATGGCACCCGCCACCCCGACCACGACGTCGGCGATGCAGCCAAACCCGCGTCCGGCCACCACCCGAGCCGCAATCGCGCCCGAGATCAGGCCGACGACGATCCACGACAGCCACGAGCCCGGCTGGAGATCAAGGCTCGAAACCAGCCAGGCGCCGCTCGACGCGATCATGATCCCGCCAGCCAGGCGGCGATCAGGTCGAAGACCTGCTCGTGGCCGAGATCGTTGAACGGCTCATGGTAGCGACCCTCGAGGAGGTGCAGCCGGCTCATCGCCGCGGCTCTTTCGTGCAGTTCGCGGCTCCCCCGGGGATCGATCAGCGCGTCGGCGGTGCCGGCCAGGATCAGGAAGGGGACCTGGATCTCGCCGGCGCGGGTGAGGATGTCGCGGGCCGCGGCCTGCCACTCGTTGAAGGTCCGGCTTGAGATCCTGCTGTGGACCAGCGGATCGCGGCGGTACGCCTCGACCACCTCGGGAATCCGGGAGATCGTCCTCGGGTCGACTTCGTTGTCGAACGCCAGCTTCGGCGCCACCTTCGAGGCCACCCTACCGAGGCTGACCTTCCACCTCGGAGCCACGACATTCAGCTTGAGGGCCGGGCTCGAGACGATAAAACGCCGGGCCTTCGGCAGCTTGCCCGCGAGGGCGGCGCTCAGGATCACAGCGCCGCCGAACGAATGACCGACAGGCACGACCTCGCCGGCGGCAACCGTTTCCACCAGCCGGACGAACGCCGCCGCATCGTCGGTCCATTGCGACCATCCATCCACGTGGCCGCGCGGGCCGGGGCTGTTGCCGTGGCCGCGAAGATCGACGGCAAACGTGCCCATGCCGCGCCCGGCCATGGCCTGGGCGAAACGCTCGTACCGCCCCGCATGCTCACCGAGCCCGTGGACGACCGCGAACGTGACGGCGGCGCCTGGCTTGGGCCACGCTCGATACGCCAGCCTGGTGCCGTCGGCGGATTCGACGAAGCCGCCGGTGGCCGCCTTGGTCTCAGCCGCCAAGGTGGCCGAAGCCTCTCAGGATCTTGAGCGCCTCCTGTTCGGCCTCCATCAACGTCGGCGCGTAAGCGCGGAGGCCGTACAGGGCGTATGCCCACTCGGGGCTGGGCGGACCCTGGGAGTGGAGGCGGAACGTCGGCGGATAGAAAAGGATGCGCTCGCCCTCCACCTTCTTGATCACCGGCCGCTTCGCCAGCACGTCCTCGAGCGACTGCCCGCTGGGCAACCGGCCGGATTCGAACTCCAGCCGGCGCAGCTTGGCCAGAGGATGGTTCTCGTCTTCGATCGCGGCGCGGATGCCGTACTCGGCACTCAGGTCCCGCAGGAAGATCGTGATGATCAACGCGTCCGTCTCGTCAGCGGCCATCTTGACAAAGCCGGCGGCGCTCACATCGCCGTGGTCCTCGTCGCGCAGGTGCCTGAAGTACTCCATCTCGAACAGACCGCGCGAGCGCGAGCTTGCGATCCAGGGCGGGTCGCAGCGCCAGGTGCGGGCCCCGGCCAGCGCCTCGAACTGGGCGTGGACGCGCTCCAGCCGATGCTCTGGAAGGCTCCTTAAGCGGTAGTGGAGAACCCGCTGCAAGTTCGCAAATAAGCCTACGCGCCAGGGTGGGGGCCGCGCCGGTGCCCGCGCGAGCCGCATCGCCTCCTCCTGCCATGACGGCGCCTGGACCTGAACGGCCAGCCTTTCAGCACCCGCCGCGAGGAGGAATTCCCCACGACGAGCGGTTTCGAGAAACGCCCGTTGGTGGGAGCTAAGGTGAAATGTCTCCTGCAGCTTGGCGGCCTCGCCGGGACGCTGGGCGCCGAAGAACGCCAATGCCGGATTGGTCGCCACCACCGCGCCCTGATCCGAGCTGAGCAGGTCGCCCGGATTCTGGGTGGCGAAGACCAACGATCCGTCGTACTTCCGGATCCGCCGGGCGAGGCTGACCACGAACCGCCGGATGGTCGCATCCTCGAACAGGAGCCCGAGCTCGTCGACCACCAGCATCCGGCGATGGTCCTTGCGCTTGATGAGCGCCCACAGCGCTTCCGCGAGCAGGAAGTGGACGGGGGCGACCATCTCGTCGCGCAGCTCGCGCATGCCGAACACGACGATCGGGGCCTCGAGGTCGACATTGGTGGGTGCGCTGAACATCTGACCGAGGCTGCCGTGCACCCAGCGACCCAGGATCGTCGCCACTCGCGAACCCTGGGAAAGGACTTCGGCGACGTCCCGCAAAAGCGGCTGATCCACATTGCGGTAGGCCTCGCGCACCGCGCTTTCGACATGCGCGCGCTCCGGTTCGTCCAGGCCGCCACAGATGGTCGCGCAAAGATCGACGGCGTCAGCGGCGGCCGGCCCGAGCCACGACTCATCCCGTCGATCGGAATGCCGCAGCTCGAGCACGTTCAGCGCGTGACCTGAACCCAGCGCGAGCTCCACGTCGATGCCGCCGAGCTGCTCGGCCAGGCCGCCGTATTCATGTTCCGGGTCGATGACGTAGACCTGTGTCCCCCTGCCCAGCGCGCCCATCGCGATGGCCGACAGGAGATAGGTCTTGCCGGCGCCGGAATGTCCGAACACGCCGATGTTCGCGTTGGCGTAACGCCGCTGGTCGAAGGGATCGACGAGCACCGGCGCACCCGTGGCTCGGTTCCGGCCGATGACAAGGCCACCGGGCTGTTGAAGGTCGGCCTCCAACCAGGGAAAGAAGGTGACCAGTGCGCTGGTGTCGAGCACGCGCTTTCGCTCCAGCCGGTCGATGCACATTGGACGAGTGGCCAGGTAACCGTCGAACATCCTGAACGTGCACGGCCGGATGTGGCAGAGAATCCCGCGCGCGGCGGATTCCATCCTCTCCGCGCCCGCCCGCAAGTCATCTCTGGTGGGCGCGGTCAGGGTCAGGTAGACCGAGACGTGAAAGGCTTTGTCCTGGCTCGCGGTCAGGCGGCGCTGCAGGTCCTCCGCGTTCGGCATCGCGCCGGCCAGGTTCGGATCGGTCGCGCCGGCGTTCAGCTCCTGCAGGCGTGCCGCCCTCATGTTGATCAGCTGACGCTGCAGGTAATCGACGATCCACGCCACGGGCAGCGGCGTCGCGTGCCACGACAGGCTCACCTTCAGTCCCGGCGGCAGCAGACGAAACAGCCAGCCGGCCTCCAGCTCGGTGCCGGGGAGGCGTTCGACGTACCAGGTGGAACTGAAGCCACCCGAGTGCAGGAAACGGCCGGGTTGCTCTTTGCCAAATGCCGCCTCCCGCGCCGGCGGCGGCGAGGTGAAATCCACGCCCATCTCGCGCAGCGCGGACTCGACTCGCCCTGCCTGCCTGGTCGACGTGGTGAGCCTGGTGGTGAAGCGATGCGCGGACGGCGATCGCGCGATGTGATCGACAAACCATGCATCCGCCCCGCGCATGTCGTCGAAGTCGACCGGCCGCGGACTGCTTTCCAGCGGGTCGGCACCCGGCCCCGGCTCGACTTCGATCACGACCTGGAGCGGAGTATCCAGTCCATCGAGCAGCCGGCGAAACGAGTTGAGCCACCGCGAACGATCGGCCTCAACGGCGCCGGCAAAGCCGAGCGGCCCGGTTTGGATCACAGTCAGATCGTCGACGACTCGGTCCCACAGCACGCTCGGAGCTCGAGGCACGATTCGAGCCGCGCCGAGATTCAGCTCCCGGATCACATCACGCTGGCGCGGCGCTTGGCTCCGCGCTCGCGATGGGCTCATGTCCCATGGAGGCACGCACCGCTCGCGATGGGCGCCCCCAGGCGCGTTCAAGCCAGCCGAGGTTCCACCGGACGCGGTAGCTCCTGATGGAAAAGAGCGCGATGTCCGCGAGCCAATCGTCGGCCGCCCTACCCTGCCACCGTCCCCAAGCGACCGCAGCGCCGGCCCCGACCACGAGGCAACAAGCCATCGCTCGCACCGGTGATGGCGCCCAGCGGGAAGACCAGAGCGCAAATCCGGCCAGCAGCGCAACCACCATGTAGGCGAGTCGCGTGGGCGTCAGCCCGTAGAGCAGCTTATCCTCGAGATCGACGTCGAGGGGAACCCTGGCCGGCATGCCGGGCAGGGTACGGACCACACCGGCCAAGGAGAGCCCAGCCTGTTAACGGCGCCATCCCCTTAGAATCGACTGTCGGCTCTCTTCGCGCTCGCGTAGCTCAACTGGCAGAGCAGGGGACTCTTAATCCCAAGGTTCAGGGTTCGACTCCCTGCGCGAGCACCATCATCATTGTGCAAGTTCGGGTGACAGGTCTCAAAAGGCCTTCGGCTGATGCGGCACACAACTTCGGCTGATGTGTCGCAGTTACTTCGGTTGGTTTGTCACGCTCCCGCGCATGAGGGAGATGAGCGTGACTGAGCAGCGATACAAAGCGGTCCTGGCGGTAATTGGCGACGGTCGGACGGTGGGCGAGGTGGCCAGGGATTGGGGCATCTCTCGGCGGACCATGCACCGATGGCTGGCTCGCTATGAAGCCGAGGGCTTGGAGGGCCTGGGCAATCGGTCGCACCGGCCGGCGCATTGCCCGCACCAGATGCCCGCGGTGTGGGAAGCAAAGGTACTGGAGACACGCCGGGCCAAGCCGTACTGGGGTGCCCGACGGCTGGCGCTGGAGTTGACACGAAGGGGCGGGGCCGAACCGCCGCTGTCGGAGTCGGCGGTGTACCGCTGCCTGGTCCGGGCCGGGGTGATTTGACCCGGTGCAGCGCCGTTGGCGACGTGGGAACTGGAAGCGTTGGGAGCGAGGCGCACCCATGGAGCTCTGGCAGCTGGACACGGTCGGTGGCTTCTTACTCGCTGACGGGACCACGGCCAAGGCTCTGACCGGAGTCGACGACCACTCGAGGTACTGCGTCTCGGCCCGGCTCATGCTCCGGGAGCGCACGCAATCTGTCTGTGATGGATTTACGTCTGCGTTGCGAACCCACGGCATCCCAGCTCAGGTGCTGACCGATAACGGCAAGGTCTTTACCGGCCGCTTCGCCCAGCCTCCGGTCGAGGTTCTCTTTGACCGCATCTGCCGCGAGAACGGCGTCGACCACATCCTCACCCAACCCCGCTCACCGACCACCACAGGCAAGATCGAGCGCTTCCACAAGACGCTTCGAGTCGAGTTCGACACCAGACAGGTCTTCCGGACATTGAAGACGGCACAGGAGGCACTGGACGAATGGGTTAGCTACTACAACACGCAGCGTCCACATCAGTCGCTGGGCGACGCCACGCCAGAGAGCCGCTTCCATTCGGGCGGCGAGCAGCCGCAGCATCGGTTGACTCCGCGCCCCGAGCGCAACGGCGAGCAGTGGGTTTGCCGCAAGGTGGCCAGCAACGGAGTCGTCTCCGTCGGCTACCAGCAAGTGAGCGTCGGACGGAACTACAGCGGCAGCGCCTGCGACGTTCTGGTGACCGACAGCTTGCTGCAGTTCTGGGTGGGCAGCG
This genomic window contains:
- a CDS encoding DUF87 domain-containing protein — its product is MSPSRARSQAPRQRDVIRELNLGAARIVPRAPSVLWDRVVDDLTVIQTGPLGFAGAVEADRSRWLNSFRRLLDGLDTPLQVVIEVEPGPGADPLESSPRPVDFDDMRGADAWFVDHIARSPSAHRFTTRLTTSTRQAGRVESALREMGVDFTSPPPAREAAFGKEQPGRFLHSGGFSSTWYVERLPGTELEAGWLFRLLPPGLKVSLSWHATPLPVAWIVDYLQRQLINMRAARLQELNAGATDPNLAGAMPNAEDLQRRLTASQDKAFHVSVYLTLTAPTRDDLRAGAERMESAARGILCHIRPCTFRMFDGYLATRPMCIDRLERKRVLDTSALVTFFPWLEADLQQPGGLVIGRNRATGAPVLVDPFDQRRYANANIGVFGHSGAGKTYLLSAIAMGALGRGTQVYVIDPEHEYGGLAEQLGGIDVELALGSGHALNVLELRHSDRRDESWLGPAAADAVDLCATICGGLDEPERAHVESAVREAYRNVDQPLLRDVAEVLSQGSRVATILGRWVHGSLGQMFSAPTNVDLEAPIVVFGMRELRDEMVAPVHFLLAEALWALIKRKDHRRMLVVDELGLLFEDATIRRFVVSLARRIRKYDGSLVFATQNPGDLLSSDQGAVVATNPALAFFGAQRPGEAAKLQETFHLSSHQRAFLETARRGEFLLAAGAERLAVQVQAPSWQEEAMRLARAPARPPPWRVGLFANLQRVLHYRLRSLPEHRLERVHAQFEALAGARTWRCDPPWIASSRSRGLFEMEYFRHLRDEDHGDVSAAGFVKMAADETDALIITIFLRDLSAEYGIRAAIEDENHPLAKLRRLEFESGRLPSGQSLEDVLAKRPVIKKVEGERILFYPPTFRLHSQGPPSPEWAYALYGLRAYAPTLMEAEQEALKILRGFGHLGG
- a CDS encoding alpha/beta hydrolase, which translates into the protein MGGPASGRLDRDGVRLHYLEWRPEADSARRPPVLLLHGLSSNAHYWERMAQHLDGRHVVALDQRGHGLTGREPHSPRFPDGYAMDALLEDAAHVISELGLRKPVVVGHSWGATVALELVGTRPGLASGLVFIDGPVQSAANLFSWEEAQRIMQPPLPRFASFADAVAASRQDFAEAWGDDLESFVAARIVPDDEALVLTLTGPVRFELLRGLYNSQPDVLWPRVEVPAAALLALRSFARVSRSKEAGVARLAAVAPEVEVRWFDTPHDIPVYLPAEVAAEVERIAGLAATGSASEAAAG
- a CDS encoding alpha/beta hydrolase, which codes for MAAETKAATGGFVESADGTRLAYRAWPKPGAAVTFAVVHGLGEHAGRYERFAQAMAGRGMGTFAVDLRGHGNSPGPRGHVDGWSQWTDDAAAFVRLVETVAAGEVVPVGHSFGGAVILSAALAGKLPKARRFIVSSPALKLNVVAPRWKVSLGRVASKVAPKLAFDNEVDPRTISRIPEVVEAYRRDPLVHSRISSRTFNEWQAAARDILTRAGEIQVPFLILAGTADALIDPRGSRELHERAAAMSRLHLLEGRYHEPFNDLGHEQVFDLIAAWLAGS
- a CDS encoding PrgI family protein, with the translated sequence MVRTLPGMPARVPLDVDLEDKLLYGLTPTRLAYMVVALLAGFALWSSRWAPSPVRAMACCLVVGAGAAVAWGRWQGRAADDWLADIALFSIRSYRVRWNLGWLERAWGRPSRAVRASMGHEPIASAEPSAAPA
- a CDS encoding GlsB/YeaQ/YmgE family stress response membrane protein gives rise to the protein MIASSGAWLVSSLDLQPGSWLSWIVVGLISGAIAARVVAGRGFGCIADVVVGVAGAIIGGYLLGAIFNVSGTVGFWGSIVVAFIGAAVLLSVLKLLSGGRL